In Streptomyces sp. NBC_00341, the DNA window GTCTCCGGGGCTTCGGTGGTCTCTGGGGCTGCGGTGGCTTCCGGGGCTTCGGTGACCTCTGGGGATGCTGAAGCCGTCGGGGCTGCGGGGCGCGTCCGGGCTGCGGTCGCCATCGTCGTCATTCCTCCAGCGTGCGGGACGGCCCGACGCCATGCCGGGTGCTATTTGTACCAGGATAAAGACACTCTGGTACCAGGCTTCGAGAAGAGCGATCGTCGATGCCGTGAGTGAATCCTCCGTACAGCCGAATGTCCGGCCGAAGACATCCGCCACATCCGCCACGTCTGCCATATCCGCCACGTCCGCCACGTCCGCAACGTCTGTCACATCCGCCGCGCCCGTGGTGCGGCACGACCACCCCACGCCGGTGCTCGGCGCGCTGGGGCTGTTCACCGTGCTGCTGGGGGCGGCCCTTCCCCTGATCGACTTCTTCATCGTGAACGTCGCCCTGCCCACCATCGACCACGATCTGGACGCGGGCCCGGCCCTGCTGGAACTGGTCGTCGCGGGCTACGGACTCGCCTATGCCGTGCTGCTCGTACTCGGTGGCCGGCTCGGTGACATGGCCGGCCGGCGCAGGCTCTTCCTGCTGGGCATCGCGGCCTTCGGGATCACCTCGCTGGCCTGCGGCCTCGCCCCGGACGCCTGGACGCTGGTCGGCGCACGGGTCGCCCAGGGCGCCGCGGCGGCGCTGATGCTGCCGCAGGTGCTCGCCACCATCCAGGCGGCCACCTCCGGACAACGACGGGCCAGGGCGATGAGCCTCTACGGGGCGACGGCCGGGCTCTCGATGGTCGCGGGCCAGATCCTGGGCGGCGTACTGGTCGCCGCCGCGCCGCTCTCCTCGGTGTTCGGCGAGAGCGCGGGCTGGCGTTCGGTGTTCCTGGTCAACGTTCCGGTGGCGGCGGTGGGGCTGGTGCTGGCGGCCCGCTCGGTGCCCGAGACGCGATCGGAGCGGCCCGCGCCGATCGACGTGCCGGGCACGCTGCTGCTGGCCGCGTCACTGGTCACGCTGCTGGCCCCGCTGACCGAGGGGCGGGCGGCCGGCTGGCCGCTGTGGACCTGGGTCTCGCTGGCGCTGTTCCCGTTCGCCGCGGCCGCCTTCTACCGGGTGGAGCGGCGGGCCGACCGGAAGGGCCTGATCCCGCTGGTCCCGCCGAGCCTGCTGCGGCTCGACTCGCTGCGGCGCGGCCTGTCGCTGGTGCTGCCGTTCTCGGTCGGCTTCGGCGGCTTCATGTTCGTCATCGCGGTGGCCCTCCAGCAGGGCCTGAAGCTGGGCCCGGCGGCGTCCGGCCTGTCGATGGCCCCGATGGCGGCGGCCTTCTTCGCCGCCTCACTGGCGGGACCGGGGCTGGTCCGGCGGTACGGCAGCCGGGTCGTGACGGCCGGCGGGATCATCCAGGCGCTCGGCGTGGTGGTGCTGGTGATCACCGTGTGGCGCGACTGGTCCGGTCTTGGAATGCTCGGGCTGCTGCCCGGGATGGCGATCGCCGGTCTCGGCCAGGGACTCCAGCTGCCCGTCCTGTTCCGCATCGTGCTCTCCGACGTACCGCCGGAGCGGGCCGGGGTCGGGGGCGGGGTCATGACGACGACTCAGCAGGCGGCGCTGGCACTGGGTGTGGCGACGCTCGGTTCGCTCTTCCTGTCGCTGGCCCCGGGCTCGGGGATGCGGGACGCGCTGGCCGTGACACTGCTGGTGCAGCTGGGTGCTGTGGTGCTGACGACGCTGCTGAGCCTGCGGCTGCCGCGCGCCGTGGCATGAGGGCGGGGCTCCGTCACAGCCGTGGGCCGTCACAGCCGTGGGCCCGGGACACCTGAGGTGTTCCGGGCCCACGGTCGTACGAGTGGTGCGGTCCGCGCTCCGCGGAAGGGGCGTCAGCTCTGCGCCGGGGCGTCCTGCTCCGGGGCGTCCTGCCCGGCTGCCGCGTCGTCCGACGGCGCGGGGTGACCGGCACGCTCCCGCATCTTGCGCAGCAGCTCCTGCTTCTGCTCGGTCGCCGTCTTCCGGTCGGCGTTGCGCTCCGGACCTGCGCCCTGCTTCTCGGCACGGGACAGCTTCTTCCGCTGTCCGCCGACGCCGAGGAGGTTATTGCGACTCTTGGCCACGGGGTTCTCCCATTCATGGTGAAAGTGAGGTCTGAGACGACCCTGGATCGATCCGGTGGGCGGCGGGTGCTCGTACCCGCCGCGCACTCACTCGTAGATCTGGAAGAACGAAGACATGCCGGAACGGTACCCCGCCCCGAACGGCTCCGGCACCGGATTTTCGTCCGGCCGGACTCACCCCGCCGACCGGAATCACCCCACCGAGGGAACATGGACTGACAGATATTGAAATCTGTCATCCCGCATGTCATGGTCGATATGTACGCACGACACCCGCCTTCTCTCCCTCCACTTTCCGCCTTCCGCCCGCCTCCGCCCACCCGGGAGTTCCTCATGACCGCCCTCCGCCCCCGCACCCTCGGCTCCACCGGCCCACAGGTCTCCACGCTCGGTCTCGGCTGCATGGGCATGTCCGCGCTGTACGGCGAGACCGACCGCGCCGAGTCGGTCGCCACCATCCACGCCGCGCTCGACTCCGGCATCAACCTGCTCGACACCGGCGACTTCTACGGCATGGGGCACAACGAACTACTGATCAACGAGGCCCTGCGCACCGCCCCCGCAGCCGCTCGGGAACAGGCCCTGACCAGCGTGAAGTTCGGCGCACTGCGGACCGTCGAGGGTGCCTTCAGCGGCTACGACGGCCGCCCGGCGGCGGTCAAGAACTTCGCGGCCTACTCACTCCAGCGATTGGGCCTCGACCACATCGACGTCTACCGGATCGCCCGGCTCGACCCCGACGTGCCGATCGAGGAGACGGTCGGCGCCATCGCCGAACTGGTCGAGGCGGGACACGTCCGCCACATCGGCCTCTCCGAAGTCGGCGCGCAGACCATCCGGCGGGCGGCGTCCGTAGCCCCGATCTCCGATCTGCAGATCGAGTACTCGCTGATCTCCCGCTCCATCGAGGCGGAGATCCTGCCGGTCTGCCGCGAGCTGGGCATCGGCGTCACGGCGTACGGGGTGCTCTCCCGAGGGCTGATCAGCG includes these proteins:
- a CDS encoding MFS transporter, giving the protein MVRHDHPTPVLGALGLFTVLLGAALPLIDFFIVNVALPTIDHDLDAGPALLELVVAGYGLAYAVLLVLGGRLGDMAGRRRLFLLGIAAFGITSLACGLAPDAWTLVGARVAQGAAAALMLPQVLATIQAATSGQRRARAMSLYGATAGLSMVAGQILGGVLVAAAPLSSVFGESAGWRSVFLVNVPVAAVGLVLAARSVPETRSERPAPIDVPGTLLLAASLVTLLAPLTEGRAAGWPLWTWVSLALFPFAAAAFYRVERRADRKGLIPLVPPSLLRLDSLRRGLSLVLPFSVGFGGFMFVIAVALQQGLKLGPAASGLSMAPMAAAFFAASLAGPGLVRRYGSRVVTAGGIIQALGVVVLVITVWRDWSGLGMLGLLPGMAIAGLGQGLQLPVLFRIVLSDVPPERAGVGGGVMTTTQQAALALGVATLGSLFLSLAPGSGMRDALAVTLLVQLGAVVLTTLLSLRLPRAVA
- a CDS encoding DUF6243 family protein, which encodes MAKSRNNLLGVGGQRKKLSRAEKQGAGPERNADRKTATEQKQELLRKMRERAGHPAPSDDAAAGQDAPEQDAPAQS
- a CDS encoding aldo/keto reductase, with amino-acid sequence MTALRPRTLGSTGPQVSTLGLGCMGMSALYGETDRAESVATIHAALDSGINLLDTGDFYGMGHNELLINEALRTAPAAAREQALTSVKFGALRTVEGAFSGYDGRPAAVKNFAAYSLQRLGLDHIDVYRIARLDPDVPIEETVGAIAELVEAGHVRHIGLSEVGAQTIRRAASVAPISDLQIEYSLISRSIEAEILPVCRELGIGVTAYGVLSRGLISGHFTRDRELAAGDFRTMSPRFQDENLRHNLDLVEALRKIAEQKGVTVAQIAIAWVLAQGADIVPLVGARRRDRLTEALGSLDVELTPADLAAIEEAVPAGAAAGARYPDSQMAHLDSER